A window of the Scyliorhinus torazame isolate Kashiwa2021f chromosome 12, sScyTor2.1, whole genome shotgun sequence genome harbors these coding sequences:
- the apoc1 gene encoding apolipoprotein C-I isoform X2: MKLTLATVAVCIILLATLTESTPTPEVPLLNVTAPTASASMVDRIMNFQDHIRQWANQLSEKTRSAFQKLQVQEVNRVMSTWFSDIGKKFGGFGKKAK, encoded by the exons ATGAAGCTGACACTCGCTACCGTGGCTGTTTGTATCATCCTGTTGGCTACTCTCACAG AAAGCACGCCCACCCCAGAAGTGCCCCTCCTCAATGTGACTGCTCCAACAGCCTCAGCCTCCATGGTAGATCGGATCATGAACTTCCAGGACCACATCAGGCAATGGGCCAATCAGCTGAGTGAGAAAACACGGTCGGCATTCCAGAAACTTCAGGTCCAGGAGGTCAACAGGGTCATGAG caCCTGGTTCTCCGATATCGGGAAGAAATTTGGAGGGTTCGGGAAGAAGGCTAAATGA
- the apoc1 gene encoding apolipoprotein C-I isoform X1 yields MGYLTCAAMMPLADYYMSLLNSNFQVRPPQNSHRNIGQLYLHFDKRPSKDKHHHPSRSMKLTLATVAVCIILLATLTESTPTPEVPLLNVTAPTASASMVDRIMNFQDHIRQWANQLSEKTRSAFQKLQVQEVNRVMSTWFSDIGKKFGGFGKKAK; encoded by the exons ATGGGGTATTTGACCTGTGCTGCAATGATGCCATTGGCTGATTATTACATGTCGTTGCTCAATAGCAACTTCCAGGTTCGCCCACCTCAAAACTCACATCGCAATATTGGCCAACTTTACCTTCATTTTGACAAgag ACCCAGCAAGGACAAACACCATCACCCTTCCAGAAGCATGAAGCTGACACTCGCTACCGTGGCTGTTTGTATCATCCTGTTGGCTACTCTCACAG AAAGCACGCCCACCCCAGAAGTGCCCCTCCTCAATGTGACTGCTCCAACAGCCTCAGCCTCCATGGTAGATCGGATCATGAACTTCCAGGACCACATCAGGCAATGGGCCAATCAGCTGAGTGAGAAAACACGGTCGGCATTCCAGAAACTTCAGGTCCAGGAGGTCAACAGGGTCATGAG caCCTGGTTCTCCGATATCGGGAAGAAATTTGGAGGGTTCGGGAAGAAGGCTAAATGA